A section of the Aminiphilus circumscriptus DSM 16581 genome encodes:
- a CDS encoding MarR family winged helix-turn-helix transcriptional regulator, giving the protein MPKEADDLMEHIARLFRMVRRRPTDEQCLSRGAHRLLHLVLQNEGIRTTDLAERMGVRPASLTELLRRLDEGGYLRREKDENDSRVIRVFATKKAFGEHMRLEAEHRERNARLRACLTDDEARMFCAICDKLCVFLEKEQPPVFGRERRHEDEAAEDSITGANAESAGETARATATVQEKIAEAITTAEEPGVRQVADEARRRG; this is encoded by the coding sequence ATGCCGAAAGAAGCGGATGATCTGATGGAGCATATTGCCCGGCTGTTTCGGATGGTGCGTCGGCGGCCGACGGACGAACAGTGTCTTTCGCGTGGAGCGCATCGGCTCCTGCATCTGGTGTTGCAGAACGAGGGTATCCGTACCACGGATCTGGCGGAAAGAATGGGTGTTCGTCCGGCATCGCTGACCGAGCTGCTCAGGCGCCTGGACGAGGGTGGATACCTCCGCCGGGAGAAGGATGAGAACGACTCCAGGGTCATTCGCGTGTTTGCGACGAAGAAGGCTTTTGGGGAACACATGCGGCTGGAAGCGGAACACCGGGAGCGGAACGCACGACTGCGTGCCTGTCTGACGGACGACGAGGCCAGGATGTTTTGTGCGATATGCGACAAGCTGTGCGTATTTCTCGAAAAAGAGCAGCCGCCGGTTTTCGGCCGTGAACGGAGGCACGAGGACGAGGCTGCCGAGGATTCCATCACGGGAGCGAACGCCGAAAGTGCCGGGGAGACGGCGAGGGCGACGGCGACGGTACAGGAGAAGATTGCGGAGGCCATCACCACTGCGGAAGAACCGGGAGTGCGACAGGTGGCCGATGAGGCGCGGAGACGGGGCTGA
- a CDS encoding ABC transporter ATP-binding protein, with protein sequence MFELMRTHLKGTARTCAILAPLCMLLEVFMDLQQPTLMSDIIDIGVASGDLGYVLRTGGRMVLFALIGLVGGGCCSVFATYAATHMAGSIRERLFSKIFTLAATEVDNLETSSLVTRTTNDVAQIQEMMVMLLRAMSRSPMLFAGGIIMSFLLSFRLALVLCVALPLLTLGAIWIIRRAVPLYTVVQNRMDRVNSIVRENLLGMKVVKAFALENRQIAQFERANVDLADNGIKAQKATFLLMPIVTLVMNLCVVAALWFGGLMQIRGVLPLGKIMAFVNYLVQITHALVMLANSVVNISRSQASALRIREVMHIHSSLAPPEHPRLPRNDDIELRHVSFGYTSGERVLWDIDLYIPRGQKVGIVGATGCGKSTLVALLARLYDPNEGSVCLGGIDVREIPMDVLRKRIGLVPQNSVLFSGTVAENLRYGNESADEVALWAAVATARADGFVRALPGELNGEVAQRGKNFSGGQKQRLCIARSLLQIPNILILDDATSAVDSITEARLQAALRERTGGITLILVAQRISSIMDCDCIVVMDKGRIAAQGSHACLMESSEIYRSIVLSQLGEEALLRV encoded by the coding sequence ATGTTCGAACTGATGCGGACGCACCTCAAGGGGACTGCACGGACCTGCGCGATTCTGGCGCCTTTGTGCATGCTGCTCGAGGTCTTCATGGATCTGCAGCAACCTACCTTGATGTCGGATATCATCGACATCGGAGTGGCGAGCGGTGACCTCGGCTACGTGCTCCGCACCGGTGGCCGCATGGTTCTCTTTGCATTGATCGGCCTTGTCGGCGGGGGGTGCTGTTCCGTCTTCGCCACGTATGCGGCGACGCACATGGCAGGTTCGATACGAGAGCGTCTGTTTTCGAAGATCTTCACTCTCGCGGCCACCGAGGTGGACAACCTGGAGACATCGTCGCTCGTGACCCGGACGACCAACGACGTGGCACAGATTCAGGAGATGATGGTGATGCTGTTGCGTGCGATGTCTCGCTCTCCTATGCTTTTTGCAGGGGGCATCATCATGTCGTTTCTGCTCAGCTTTCGGCTGGCCCTTGTCCTGTGCGTCGCTCTGCCTCTGTTGACGCTCGGCGCGATATGGATCATCCGGAGGGCTGTTCCTCTGTACACTGTGGTACAAAATCGGATGGATCGGGTCAACAGCATTGTGCGCGAGAATCTGCTCGGCATGAAAGTGGTGAAGGCATTCGCGCTGGAAAACCGGCAAATTGCGCAGTTCGAGCGAGCCAATGTCGATCTTGCCGACAATGGCATCAAGGCACAGAAGGCGACCTTTCTGCTCATGCCGATCGTCACATTGGTAATGAATCTGTGTGTTGTGGCAGCTTTATGGTTTGGCGGTCTGATGCAGATTCGTGGAGTGCTTCCTTTGGGGAAAATCATGGCTTTCGTGAATTACCTGGTGCAGATCACGCATGCGCTGGTGATGCTGGCGAACTCCGTGGTCAACATCTCCCGTTCCCAGGCCTCGGCCCTGCGCATCCGAGAAGTGATGCATATCCACTCCTCGCTTGCCCCTCCGGAGCATCCCCGATTACCCCGGAATGACGACATCGAGTTGCGTCATGTGAGTTTCGGCTACACGAGCGGCGAAAGGGTGTTGTGGGACATCGACCTGTACATCCCCCGAGGTCAGAAGGTCGGAATCGTCGGTGCGACCGGCTGCGGAAAAAGCACGCTTGTGGCACTGCTGGCCCGCCTCTACGACCCGAATGAGGGCAGCGTGTGTCTTGGCGGAATTGATGTGCGGGAGATCCCGATGGATGTGCTGCGGAAAAGGATAGGTCTCGTTCCACAGAATAGTGTACTGTTCTCGGGAACGGTGGCGGAAAATCTGCGCTACGGTAATGAAAGTGCCGATGAGGTCGCACTGTGGGCGGCTGTCGCAACCGCTCGGGCCGACGGGTTCGTTCGGGCTCTTCCGGGGGAGCTGAACGGAGAGGTGGCACAGCGCGGGAAAAACTTTTCGGGCGGGCAGAAACAGCGCTTGTGTATTGCCCGCTCACTGCTGCAGATACCGAACATTCTCATCCTGGACGATGCGACCAGTGCGGTGGATTCCATCACCGAGGCGCGTTTGCAGGCGGCTTTGCGCGAGAGAACGGGAGGCATCACGCTGATTCTCGTTGCACAGCGTATCTCGAGCATTATGGATTGTGATTGCATTGTGGTGATGGACAAGGGGCGCATTGCGGCGCAGGGAAGCCATGCTTGTCTCATGGAGTCCAGCGAGATATATCGCTCCATTGTGCTGTCCCAATTGGGAGAAGAGGCGTTGCTTCGTGTCTGA
- a CDS encoding ABC transporter ATP-binding protein, whose product MSENRNPSLQPNFTGRQSPWLHLAAEKPRLTNATGTLKRILEYLLGWRSSLLFALVCAVVSTGITIVGTRLNGYTVDTFIARKDARMLGIVCLLMAGMYVVGVASSYVQSILTIRAAQRTSAALRRDLFRRVAHLPPAYFDAHSSGDVMSRLTNDVDNINTAISQTTVQLFTGIVSVAGMLAAMLFLSPPLTLVCLITTPLTFFTTRIIARNVQRFFVEQQRELGRLNGYIEEMVSGQKILRLFSRETRVVEDFERINRRYVGDAFRAQAVSGIIGPCNNMVNNIAYLLVAVAGGFCVIRNIGGVTVGVVFSFLLYMRNFTNPINNILAMANSLQLALASAERVFETMDGQPECDADGASDIERIEGDIRFENVRFSYVPGKPVLRGADIVAEPGQTVAIVGPTGAGKTTIISLLTRFYDTDGGRIRIDGMPIEAITRRSLRRSVSLVLQDTFLFSDTIRENIRYGRIDASDEEVVEAARQAHAHEFILQLPHGYDTVLTDNGQNLSQGQRQLLNIARSLLSRASVLVLDEATSSVDTRTEQIIQSALLTLMKGKTSFVIAHRLSTIKNADKIVVIDGGRVVEQGTHESLLEKKGFYFRLYESQFKTGMLNGVPGG is encoded by the coding sequence GTGTCTGAGAACAGAAACCCTTCCCTTCAACCCAACTTCACGGGGCGACAGAGCCCATGGCTTCACCTCGCCGCGGAGAAGCCTCGGCTGACGAACGCCACGGGTACGCTCAAACGGATCCTGGAGTATCTGCTCGGCTGGCGTTCATCGCTCCTGTTCGCCCTTGTCTGTGCAGTGGTCTCCACGGGGATCACCATTGTGGGAACACGTCTCAACGGCTACACGGTGGACACTTTCATCGCCCGCAAAGATGCGCGCATGCTGGGAATCGTCTGTCTCCTGATGGCGGGTATGTACGTCGTCGGGGTTGCATCGAGCTATGTCCAGAGCATCTTGACGATACGTGCGGCACAGAGGACATCCGCCGCTTTGCGTCGCGACCTGTTTCGACGTGTGGCACATCTGCCGCCGGCCTATTTCGATGCTCACAGCAGCGGAGATGTGATGAGCAGGCTGACGAACGACGTGGACAACATCAATACGGCGATTTCACAGACGACAGTGCAGTTGTTCACCGGCATCGTCAGCGTTGCAGGCATGCTGGCAGCCATGCTGTTTCTCAGTCCTCCGCTCACGTTGGTCTGCCTGATCACGACGCCCTTGACTTTTTTCACGACGCGGATCATCGCGAGGAATGTGCAGCGCTTCTTCGTGGAACAGCAGCGGGAATTGGGCAGGCTGAACGGCTATATCGAGGAGATGGTGTCGGGACAGAAAATACTGCGGTTGTTTTCGCGCGAGACGCGTGTGGTGGAGGATTTCGAACGGATCAACCGCCGCTACGTGGGTGATGCTTTTCGGGCACAGGCGGTGAGCGGTATCATCGGTCCGTGCAACAACATGGTCAACAACATCGCCTACCTCCTCGTGGCAGTTGCGGGAGGTTTCTGTGTCATTCGGAACATCGGGGGCGTCACGGTGGGGGTCGTCTTCTCGTTTTTGCTGTACATGCGCAATTTTACCAATCCCATCAATAACATTCTCGCTATGGCCAACTCGCTGCAATTGGCGCTGGCCAGCGCCGAGAGGGTGTTTGAAACGATGGACGGACAACCGGAGTGCGACGCGGATGGTGCGTCGGACATCGAAAGAATAGAGGGGGACATCCGGTTCGAAAACGTGCGCTTTTCCTATGTTCCCGGCAAGCCTGTGCTTCGGGGTGCGGATATCGTCGCGGAACCCGGCCAGACGGTGGCCATAGTGGGGCCTACCGGAGCGGGAAAAACGACGATCATCAGCCTGCTCACTCGGTTTTACGACACCGACGGCGGCAGGATCCGCATCGACGGCATGCCTATCGAGGCGATCACCCGCCGTAGCCTGCGGCGATCCGTGTCGTTGGTTTTGCAGGACACTTTTCTCTTTTCGGATACGATCCGGGAGAACATCCGGTACGGCCGAATAGACGCCAGCGACGAGGAGGTGGTTGAAGCGGCCCGACAGGCCCATGCCCACGAATTTATTCTGCAATTGCCGCATGGCTATGATACGGTGCTGACCGATAACGGCCAAAATCTCTCCCAGGGACAGCGTCAGCTGTTGAACATCGCCAGGAGTCTCCTGTCCAGGGCTTCGGTACTCGTTTTGGACGAAGCGACATCGTCGGTGGATACCCGGACGGAGCAGATCATTCAGAGTGCATTGCTGACACTGATGAAGGGTAAAACGAGTTTCGTCATAGCTCATCGGCTGTCCACCATCAAAAATGCGGACAAAATTGTCGTGATCGACGGAGGGCGCGTCGTGGAGCAGGGGACTCACGAGTCTTTGCTGGAGAAAAAGGGGTTTTATTTCCGGCTCTATGAAAGTCAGTTCAAAACAGGGATGCTGAATGGAGTTCCTGGGGGGTGA